The proteins below come from a single Necator americanus strain Aroian chromosome V, whole genome shotgun sequence genomic window:
- a CDS encoding hypothetical protein (NECATOR_CHRV.G17388.T1), with amino-acid sequence MWVFGYGSLLWNPNFPYVQKIPGVVTGYARRFWQLSPDHRGTPEKPGRTVTLVPDKKSYCWGLAFQVAEDQVAATRQYLDFREKAGYSLTKMLFKPDDSSIDPFEVEAYVSDCNGEHYAGPTDLEDICQTIIGSEGPSGSNIEYALLLADTLHKQAPHAPDQHVFDVERRVLELCSSSGTRKDVLSKMDRKDERQQ; translated from the exons ATGTGGGTGTTTGGTTACGGTTCTTTGCTTTGGAATCCTAATTTTCCATACGTGCAG AAAATTCCTGGCGTCGTTACCGGATATGCTCGTAGATTTTGGCAGTTAAGCCCTGACCACCGAGGAACTCCTGAGAAG ccTGGCCGTACTGTGACACTAGTACCTGATAAGAAG TCGTATTGCTGGGGACTGGCATTCCAAGTAGCAGAAGATCAAGTAGCAGCTACTAGACAATACTTGGACTTCCGTGAAAAGGCTGGCTATTCC TTGACCAAAATGTTGTTCAAACCAGATGACTCTTCTATAGACCCATTTGAAGTCGAG GCGTATGTGTCAGATTGTAATGGGGAGCATTATGCAGGACCCACTGACCTCGAAGATATTTGTCAGACT ATAATCGGCAGTGAGGGACCATCAGGGTCGAATATAGAATACGCACTTTTATTGGCAGATACACTTCATAAGCAG GCACCTCATGCTCCCGATCAACATGTTTTCGATGTAGAGCGACGAGTTTTGGAGTTGTGCAGCTCTAGTGGAACACGTAAAGATGTCCTCTCAAAAATGGACCGAAAGG ATGAAAGACAACAATGA
- a CDS encoding hypothetical protein (NECATOR_CHRV.G17388.T2) yields MKATGTMSSHFVPVFFELCMSSLIFAPAMWVFGYGSLLWNPNFPYVQAPHAPDQHVFDVERRVLELCSSSGTRKDVLSKMDRKDERQQ; encoded by the exons atgaaagcgACAGGCACTATGTCTTCGCACTTTGTTCCGGTGTTCTTTGAGTTGTGTATGTC GAGTCTTATATTTGCACCTGCAATGTGGGTGTTTGGTTACGGTTCTTTGCTTTGGAATCCTAATTTTCCATACGTGCAG GCACCTCATGCTCCCGATCAACATGTTTTCGATGTAGAGCGACGAGTTTTGGAGTTGTGCAGCTCTAGTGGAACACGTAAAGATGTCCTCTCAAAAATGGACCGAAAGG ATGAAAGACAACAATGA
- a CDS encoding hypothetical protein (NECATOR_CHRV.G17389.T1), whose translation MNSSVDSEQNLVDVVNESNGVVNEPLAKKSRNEDKSDDDDEENSAKDISRRPPFTRSHKIQRSGGKFHLLIGVTGSVAVIKLEELIQKLYQNCPENKLMIKVAATKSALTLLETQDFEIDEVIYEDRDEWSMWRARGDPVLHIELRKWADAMVIAPLDANSLAKIAMGISDNLVTSIVRAWDPRKPLYFAPAMNTMMWENPLTFQHRNTLKDLLRYKEIPPMEKELMCGDTGTGAMATTTMIATIITTVVRNRFAVYTPCDVDPPLDL comes from the exons ATGAACTCGAGCGTCGACTCGGAGCAGAATCTGGTGGATGTTGTCAATGAATCAAATGGAGTA GTCAACGAGCCACTTGCTAAGAAGAGTAGGAACGAAGACAAATCCGATGATGACGACGAAGAGAATTCAGCGAAG GATATTAGCCGACGACCACCGTTTACAAGGTCgcacaaaattcaaagaagcGGTGGGAAATTTCACCTGCTCATTGGAGTCACTGGAAGTGTAGCGGTTATAAAACTAGAGGAGCTCATACAAAAGTTGTATCAGAATTGCCCAGAAAACAAACTTATGATAAAG GTAGCTGCGACAAAGTCAGCTCTGACTCTTCTTGAGACTCAAGACTTCGAAATAGATGAAGTGATATATGAGGACAGAGACGAATGGTCCATGTGGAGAGCACGGGGTGATCCGGTACTACACATAG AACTGCGCAAATGGGCGGATGCAATGGTGATTGCTCCTTTGGATGCGAACAGTTTGGCGAAAATTGCTATGGGCATCAGCGATAACTTGGTCACATCCATT GTTCGAGCTTGGGATCCGAGAAAGCCGTTATATTTTGCACCAGCAATGAACACCATGATGTGGGAGAATCCACTTACTTTCCAACATAGAAATACCCTCAAGGATCTTCTCCGGTATAAG GAAATTCCTCCAATGGAGAAAGAGTTGATGTGCGGCGATACAGGCACTGGTGCTATGGCTACCACTACAATGATAGCTACAATTATCACCACAGTCGTTAGAAACAGATTTGCAGTATATACGCCCTGTGATGTGGATCCGCCTCTAGATCTATAG
- a CDS encoding hypothetical protein (NECATOR_CHRV.G17390.T2) produces MIVATYGCYCGSPPTCWRKALSSRMHVVLFREYGMSSCLGVSLQSKNAEEDQPLTVITLAQRPVLRTWRLTSAGLVELTEENRAQMGAFLDKPKTAKTNCSGQGNGLRYAMASMQGWRVDMEDAHVVEVSMADREPYKDWSFFAVFDGHAGNVAADDAAENIMKTLMETPQFEKVTEELRANGGILCEKSIALLEDGIKAGFLSLDENIRTRLDSDRSGSTAVCAMITPTHIIIANLGDSRAVVSRKDEGSFGTEDHKPYHDKERERIVGAGGSVMIQRINGSLAVSRAFGDFEYKNVPGLEPNKQLVSPEPDVYVLERQKDKDEFLVVACDGVYDVMENEELCRFVESRLHVCDDLNQVCNDVLDACLSKGSRDNMTMIVVCFDAAPSIDKEKVASEATWKAQMLTAINDVIVEETSKSSWSPDDEMSVEFVLRELAQRVSLNSGGPMHMLRSLADQALTEKGIKHE; encoded by the exons ATGATAGTGGCTACTTACGGGTGTTATTGTGGATCTCCTCCCACTTGCTGGCGAAAGGCTCTCAGCTCCCGCATGCATGTGGTCCTTTTCAGAGAATATGGGATGTCATCTTGTCTAGGCGTATCGCTTCAATCCAAAAACGCCGAAGAAGATCAGCCACTTACAGTGATCACCCTCGCCCAACGTCCCGTTCTTCGTACGTGGCGACTCACTTCTGCTGGATTGGTGGAACTAACCGAAGAGAACAGAGCTCAGATGGGGGCGTTCCTTGACAAACCGAAGACAGCAAAAACAAATTGCTCAGGACAGGGAAAT GGTCTCCGCTATGCCATGGCGAGCATGCAGGGTTGGAGAGTCGACATGGAAGACGCTCACGTTGTCGAG GTATCAATGGCGGACCGCGAACCCTACAAAGACTGGTCGTTCTTCGCTGTTTTCGATGGACATGCTGGAAATGTGGCTGCAGATGATGCCGCAGAGAACATAATGAAGACTCTTATGGAGACTCCTCAGTTTGAGAAG GTTACCGAAGAGCTGAGAGCAAATGGTGGTATTCTTTGTGAAAAGTCTATAGCTCTGCTAGAAGATGGAATAAAGGCAGGATTCCTCAGTTTGGATGAAAACATCCGAACGAGGCTTGACTCG GATCGCAGTGGTTCAACAGCTGTTTGTGCCATGATCACTCCAACACATATAATCATCGCAAACCTCG GAGATTCTCGTGCCGTGGTTTCTCGCAAAGATGAAGGCTCCTTTGGGACAGAAGATCACAAG CCTTATCATGACAAAGAGCGTGAAAGAATCGTTGGTGCTGGTGGATCGGTCATGATTCAAAGGATCAATGGTAGTTTGGCAGTGAGCAG GGCTTTTGGAGATTTTGAGTACAAGAATGTGCCTGGTTTAGAACCAAACAAGCAGCTGGTATCTCCGGAACCAGATGTTTACGTGTTGGAGAGACAAAAG GACAAAGACGAGTTCCTTGTGGTAGCATGTGATGGAGTTTACGACGTAATGGAAAATGAAGAGTTATGTCGTTTTGTCGAAAGCCGACTTCATGTCTGTGATGATCTAAATCAAGTTTGCAACGAT GTGTTGGATGCATGTTTGAGCAAAGGTTCGCGGGATAACATGACAATGATTGTGGTATGTTTCGATGCTGCTCCATCAATAGACAAGGAAAAGGTCGCTTCTGAAGCGACATGGAAAGCACAGATGCTCACTGCTATTAATG ATGTGATAGTGGAGGAAACGTCGAAGTCGAGTTGGAGTCCAGATGATGAAATGAGCGTTGAATTTGTATTACGAGAGTTGGCTCAAAGAGTTTCTTTGAACAGCGGAGGCCCAATGCACATGCTTCGTTCGCTAGCTGACCAA GCTTTGACGGAGAAAGGAATCAAGCACGAATAA
- a CDS encoding hypothetical protein (NECATOR_CHRV.G17390.T1), with the protein MHVVLFREYGMSSCLGVSLQSKNAEEDQPLTVITLAQRPVLRTWRLTSAGLVELTEENRAQMGAFLDKPKTAKTNCSGQGNGLRYAMASMQGWRVDMEDAHVVEVSMADREPYKDWSFFAVFDGHAGNVAADDAAENIMKTLMETPQFEKVTEELRANGGILCEKSIALLEDGIKAGFLSLDENIRTRLDSDRSGSTAVCAMITPTHIIIANLGDSRAVVSRKDEGSFGTEDHKPYHDKERERIVGAGGSVMIQRINGSLAVSRAFGDFEYKNVPGLEPNKQLVSPEPDVYVLERQKDKDEFLVVACDGVYDVMENEELCRFVESRLHVCDDLNQVCNDVLDACLSKGSRDNMTMIVVCFDAAPSIDKEKVASEATWKAQMLTAINDVIVEETSKSSWSPDDEMSVEFVLRELAQRVSLNSGGPMHMLRSLADQALTEKGIKHE; encoded by the exons ATGCATGTGGTCCTTTTCAGAGAATATGGGATGTCATCTTGTCTAGGCGTATCGCTTCAATCCAAAAACGCCGAAGAAGATCAGCCACTTACAGTGATCACCCTCGCCCAACGTCCCGTTCTTCGTACGTGGCGACTCACTTCTGCTGGATTGGTGGAACTAACCGAAGAGAACAGAGCTCAGATGGGGGCGTTCCTTGACAAACCGAAGACAGCAAAAACAAATTGCTCAGGACAGGGAAAT GGTCTCCGCTATGCCATGGCGAGCATGCAGGGTTGGAGAGTCGACATGGAAGACGCTCACGTTGTCGAG GTATCAATGGCGGACCGCGAACCCTACAAAGACTGGTCGTTCTTCGCTGTTTTCGATGGACATGCTGGAAATGTGGCTGCAGATGATGCCGCAGAGAACATAATGAAGACTCTTATGGAGACTCCTCAGTTTGAGAAG GTTACCGAAGAGCTGAGAGCAAATGGTGGTATTCTTTGTGAAAAGTCTATAGCTCTGCTAGAAGATGGAATAAAGGCAGGATTCCTCAGTTTGGATGAAAACATCCGAACGAGGCTTGACTCG GATCGCAGTGGTTCAACAGCTGTTTGTGCCATGATCACTCCAACACATATAATCATCGCAAACCTCG GAGATTCTCGTGCCGTGGTTTCTCGCAAAGATGAAGGCTCCTTTGGGACAGAAGATCACAAG CCTTATCATGACAAAGAGCGTGAAAGAATCGTTGGTGCTGGTGGATCGGTCATGATTCAAAGGATCAATGGTAGTTTGGCAGTGAGCAG GGCTTTTGGAGATTTTGAGTACAAGAATGTGCCTGGTTTAGAACCAAACAAGCAGCTGGTATCTCCGGAACCAGATGTTTACGTGTTGGAGAGACAAAAG GACAAAGACGAGTTCCTTGTGGTAGCATGTGATGGAGTTTACGACGTAATGGAAAATGAAGAGTTATGTCGTTTTGTCGAAAGCCGACTTCATGTCTGTGATGATCTAAATCAAGTTTGCAACGAT GTGTTGGATGCATGTTTGAGCAAAGGTTCGCGGGATAACATGACAATGATTGTGGTATGTTTCGATGCTGCTCCATCAATAGACAAGGAAAAGGTCGCTTCTGAAGCGACATGGAAAGCACAGATGCTCACTGCTATTAATG ATGTGATAGTGGAGGAAACGTCGAAGTCGAGTTGGAGTCCAGATGATGAAATGAGCGTTGAATTTGTATTACGAGAGTTGGCTCAAAGAGTTTCTTTGAACAGCGGAGGCCCAATGCACATGCTTCGTTCGCTAGCTGACCAA GCTTTGACGGAGAAAGGAATCAAGCACGAATAA
- a CDS encoding hypothetical protein (NECATOR_CHRV.G17391.T4), with the protein MEFANITSDRIAGISIIGGLGVFGLATNGFAMYILIRGGKLSQSFQQLCFSHCIANAIDLMFFLFYCTPMIILQKLLEAAKHHFDDIYGVDSRILAFLTISERLVWEDKNTDLTHRLAPAAHCIVDECYVVFTANNYLWSFAPNYCGFILGKVLDFGTGVAVFGLIIIFDVFTIFRIRKLITYTGKKTRRKDLKFFVQSCLQFSVFVIKLTCFYFISGFYTIDVVTNHWKVFFTTSFVWQFTHCIDGLILIPFHYSDLRARNKGDPITQAPSAMMSRSRMEQSRVAHHGNVRSSNSSQLGDKQ; encoded by the exons ATGGAGTTCGCCAACATCACTTCTGATAGAATTGCAGGGATATCCATAATTGGAGGA CTCGGTGTGTTCGGTTTAGCTACGAATGGATTCGCTATGTACATACTTATTCGTGGTGGAAAATTGTCTCAATCGTTCCAGCAGCTCTGCTTTTCTCACTGCATTGCAAACGCTATTGATCTGATGTTCTTCCTATTCTACTGTACACCTATGATTATCCT GCAGAAACTTCTTGAGGCAGCGAAACACCACTTTGATGATATCTATGGTGTGGATTCTAGGATTCTTGCATTTCTTACCATATCTGAAAG acttgtctgggaggataaaaacactgacttgacacatcggctagcaccCGCAGCTCACTGCATAG TTGATGAGTGCTACGTTGTGTTCACCGCAAACAACTACTTGTGGTCATTTGCACCCAATTATTGCGGTTTCATACTTGGTAAAGTTCTCGATTTTGGCACAGGAGTAGCCGTATTCGGCTTGATTATTATTTTCGATGTATTTACCATATTTCGAATTAGGAAGCTCATTACA TACACAGGCAAGAAAACCCGACGAAAGGATCTAAAGTTTTTTGTGCAATCATGTCTTCAGTTCAGCGTATTCGTTATAAAATTAACCTGTTTCTACTTCATCTCTGGATTTTACACAATAGACGTAGTTACTAATCATTGGAAAGTCTTCTTCACGACATCCTTCGTCTGGCAATTCACCCATTGTATCGACGG ATTAATCCTCATCCCATTTCACTACAGTGACCTTCGAGCACGAAACAAAGGTGATCCAATTACGCAAGCTCCCTCTGCTATGAT GAGCAGATCTCGTATGGAACAAAGTCGAGTTGCTCATCATGGGAATGTCAGATCCTCCAACTCTTCTCAGCTGGGAGATAAGCAGTGA
- a CDS encoding hypothetical protein (NECATOR_CHRV.G17391.T2) yields the protein MEFANITSDRIAGISIIGGLGVFGLATNGFAMYILIRGGKLSQSFQQLCFSHCIANAIDLMFFLFYCTPMIILLVIISWPIKGRNFLRQRNTTLMISMVWILGFLHFLPYLKAAIPTKKRINQKLQSDQFSSVDECYVVFTANNYLWSFAPNYCGFILGKVLDFGTGVAVFGLIIIFDVFTIFRIRKLITYTGKKTRRKDLKFFVQSCLQFSVFVIKLTCFYFISGFYTIDVVTNHWKVFFTTSFVWQFTHCIDGLILIPFHYSDLRARNKGDPITQAPSAMMSRSRMEQSRVAHHGNVRSSNSSQLGDKQ from the exons ATGGAGTTCGCCAACATCACTTCTGATAGAATTGCAGGGATATCCATAATTGGAGGA CTCGGTGTGTTCGGTTTAGCTACGAATGGATTCGCTATGTACATACTTATTCGTGGTGGAAAATTGTCTCAATCGTTCCAGCAGCTCTGCTTTTCTCACTGCATTGCAAACGCTATTGATCTGATGTTCTTCCTATTCTACTGTACACCTATGATTATCCT ATTAGTCATTATCAGCTGGCCAATTAAAGGCAGAAACTTCTTGAGGCAGCGAAACACCACTTTGATGATATCTATGGTGTGGATTCTAGGATTCTTGCATTTCTTACCATATCTGAAAG CAGCAATCCCAACGAAAAAGCGAATCAATCAAAAACTGCAGAGCGATCAATTCAGCTCAG TTGATGAGTGCTACGTTGTGTTCACCGCAAACAACTACTTGTGGTCATTTGCACCCAATTATTGCGGTTTCATACTTGGTAAAGTTCTCGATTTTGGCACAGGAGTAGCCGTATTCGGCTTGATTATTATTTTCGATGTATTTACCATATTTCGAATTAGGAAGCTCATTACA TACACAGGCAAGAAAACCCGACGAAAGGATCTAAAGTTTTTTGTGCAATCATGTCTTCAGTTCAGCGTATTCGTTATAAAATTAACCTGTTTCTACTTCATCTCTGGATTTTACACAATAGACGTAGTTACTAATCATTGGAAAGTCTTCTTCACGACATCCTTCGTCTGGCAATTCACCCATTGTATCGACGG ATTAATCCTCATCCCATTTCACTACAGTGACCTTCGAGCACGAAACAAAGGTGATCCAATTACGCAAGCTCCCTCTGCTATGAT GAGCAGATCTCGTATGGAACAAAGTCGAGTTGCTCATCATGGGAATGTCAGATCCTCCAACTCTTCTCAGCTGGGAGATAAGCAGTGA
- a CDS encoding hypothetical protein (NECATOR_CHRV.G17391.T3) yields MEFANITSDRIAGISIIGGLGVFGLATNGFAMYILIRGGKLSQSFQQLCFSHCIANAIDLMFFLFYCTPMIILLVIISWPIKGRNFLRQRNTTLMISMVWILGFLHFLPYLKVDECYVVFTANNYLWSFAPNYCGFILGKVLDFGTGVAVFGLIIIFDVFTIFRIRKLITYTGKKTRRKDLKFFVQSCLQFSVFVIKLTCFYFISGFYTIDVVTNHWKVFFTTSFVWQFTHCIDGLILIPFHYSDLRARNKGDPITQAPSAMMSRSRMEQSRVAHHGNVRSSNSSQLGDKQ; encoded by the exons ATGGAGTTCGCCAACATCACTTCTGATAGAATTGCAGGGATATCCATAATTGGAGGA CTCGGTGTGTTCGGTTTAGCTACGAATGGATTCGCTATGTACATACTTATTCGTGGTGGAAAATTGTCTCAATCGTTCCAGCAGCTCTGCTTTTCTCACTGCATTGCAAACGCTATTGATCTGATGTTCTTCCTATTCTACTGTACACCTATGATTATCCT ATTAGTCATTATCAGCTGGCCAATTAAAGGCAGAAACTTCTTGAGGCAGCGAAACACCACTTTGATGATATCTATGGTGTGGATTCTAGGATTCTTGCATTTCTTACCATATCTGAAAG TTGATGAGTGCTACGTTGTGTTCACCGCAAACAACTACTTGTGGTCATTTGCACCCAATTATTGCGGTTTCATACTTGGTAAAGTTCTCGATTTTGGCACAGGAGTAGCCGTATTCGGCTTGATTATTATTTTCGATGTATTTACCATATTTCGAATTAGGAAGCTCATTACA TACACAGGCAAGAAAACCCGACGAAAGGATCTAAAGTTTTTTGTGCAATCATGTCTTCAGTTCAGCGTATTCGTTATAAAATTAACCTGTTTCTACTTCATCTCTGGATTTTACACAATAGACGTAGTTACTAATCATTGGAAAGTCTTCTTCACGACATCCTTCGTCTGGCAATTCACCCATTGTATCGACGG ATTAATCCTCATCCCATTTCACTACAGTGACCTTCGAGCACGAAACAAAGGTGATCCAATTACGCAAGCTCCCTCTGCTATGAT GAGCAGATCTCGTATGGAACAAAGTCGAGTTGCTCATCATGGGAATGTCAGATCCTCCAACTCTTCTCAGCTGGGAGATAAGCAGTGA
- a CDS encoding hypothetical protein (NECATOR_CHRV.G17391.T1), which produces MISMVWILGFLHFLPYLKAAIPTKKRINQKLQSDQFSSVDECYVVFTANNYLWSFAPNYCGFILGKVLDFGTGVAVFGLIIIFDVFTIFRIRKLITYTGKKTRRKDLKFFVQSCLQFSVFVIKLTCFYFISGFYTIDVVTNHWKVFFTTSFVWQFTHCIDGLILIPFHYSDLRARNKGDPITQAPSAMMSRSRMEQSRVAHHGNVRSSNSSQLGDKQ; this is translated from the exons ATGATATCTATGGTGTGGATTCTAGGATTCTTGCATTTCTTACCATATCTGAAAG CAGCAATCCCAACGAAAAAGCGAATCAATCAAAAACTGCAGAGCGATCAATTCAGCTCAG TTGATGAGTGCTACGTTGTGTTCACCGCAAACAACTACTTGTGGTCATTTGCACCCAATTATTGCGGTTTCATACTTGGTAAAGTTCTCGATTTTGGCACAGGAGTAGCCGTATTCGGCTTGATTATTATTTTCGATGTATTTACCATATTTCGAATTAGGAAGCTCATTACA TACACAGGCAAGAAAACCCGACGAAAGGATCTAAAGTTTTTTGTGCAATCATGTCTTCAGTTCAGCGTATTCGTTATAAAATTAACCTGTTTCTACTTCATCTCTGGATTTTACACAATAGACGTAGTTACTAATCATTGGAAAGTCTTCTTCACGACATCCTTCGTCTGGCAATTCACCCATTGTATCGACGG ATTAATCCTCATCCCATTTCACTACAGTGACCTTCGAGCACGAAACAAAGGTGATCCAATTACGCAAGCTCCCTCTGCTATGAT GAGCAGATCTCGTATGGAACAAAGTCGAGTTGCTCATCATGGGAATGTCAGATCCTCCAACTCTTCTCAGCTGGGAGATAAGCAGTGA
- a CDS encoding hypothetical protein (NECATOR_CHRV.G17392.T1) translates to MDRSADRRLCGQCHTSIGDEAVVAMNRLWHPDHFTCTACKRPIKQTYQAADSHAYCVHCFAQKYNPKCAGCMETLVDTCLLALDRHWHPRCFACSSCNRPLPNGEYYLVDDKPYDLDCHWAKRLEKREQMERGER, encoded by the exons ATGGACAGATCAGCTGATCGAAGACTGTGCGGACAATGTCACACCTCCATTGGAGACGAG GCTGTTGTGGCTATGAATCGCTTATGGCATCCGGATCATTTTACGTGTACAGCATGCAAACGTCCCATTAAACAAACTTACCAG GCTGCGGACAGTCATGCTTACTGCGTTCATTGCTTTGCTCAGAAATACAACCCAAAATGTGCAG GGTGCATGGAAACTCTCGTCGACACATGTCTTCTCGCCCTCGACCGTCACTGGCATCCTCGCTGCTTCGCCTGCTCTTCGTGTAATCGACCGCTACCTAACGGAGAGTACTATCTC GTCGACGACAAACCGTATGACCTAGATTGCCACTGGGCTAAACGTCTAGAAAAGCGAGAACAAATGGAGCGAGGGGAACGATGA